One genomic window of Daphnia pulex isolate KAP4 chromosome 10, ASM2113471v1 includes the following:
- the LOC124203453 gene encoding activating signal cointegrator 1-like: protein MSACEKEALLQSNNAPAQRTKQSGRRFLDGTAPLPDKAFTTAMAHKEKLLEFDRTSEHRTRVINDESDYFNADSNKWLNPKQRDALRTKEKELRDSRHGSRRQIKVTLDFAGRQVIEKQSTYEV, encoded by the exons ATGTCAGCCTGTGAGAAAGAAGCATTACTTCAATCCAACAATGCACCAGCACAGCGTACAAAACAATCTGGTAGAAGATTTCTGGATGGAACTGCTCCTCTTCCTGATAAGGCATTCACAACAGCCATGGCTCACAAAGAAAAGCTTTTGGAATTCGATAGGACAAG TGAACACCGAACTCGAGTTATCAATGACGAATCCGACTATTTCAACGCCGATAGCAACAAGTGGTTGAACCCGAAACAGCGGGACGCCCTTCgaaccaaagaaaaggaattgcgAGACAGTCGTCACGGATCCAGGAGACAAATCAAAGTCACTCTTGATTTTGCAG GGCGGCAGGTGATTGAAAAGCAAAGTACTTATGAAGTCTAA